CCGCATCTACACGGCGTCTTCAGGGAAATGAAAAGAAGAAAAAGAGCGTCAATAGCCTAAAACGTGGTTAATTCCCCGTGGATGATACGATCGGTGATGCCAGTCACATTCGCTAGTTCGTCGTCGATGATAGCGGCGACGTCGTCCTCAATCGTGTCCAACGGAACGTCAGATTCGGTGACGATCGCGGCGTCAGCGACGTGCGGATGGTCGATCGGCTGTCCGATTTGCGAGAGCAGTCGGATACGAATCTGCCGGATACCACTCACTTCACGGACCACGCGCTGTGCGATCTCCGTCGAGAGGAGGTTGTAGATCTTGCCGATGTGATTGACCGGGTTTTTCCCGCTTGTCGCCTCCATACTCATCGATCGGTTGGGAGTGATAAGCCCGTTCGCACGGTTGCCACGGCCGACCGAGCCGTCGTCACCCTGCTCTGCGCTGGTACCGGTCGTCGTGAGATAGATCGCACCTTCGTCGTAGTCGTCGGCGGTGTTGACGTGGACTGTCACCGACCGATCAGTATACTCCATTGCGAGATCGTGGACGTACTCACGGACATCACGAACGGATTGCCGGTAGTCGTCCATGCTGTCGACGTATGAATCGACCATCGCAACGGCGACAGTGACGTCAATATGATCGTCCTCACGCTTTCCCATCACCTTGATGTCGGCACCAATCTCGGGATGGGTGGCTGCGTACTCTCCGTTCAGACGGTGTTCTGTCGATCGCACGATCTGTTCGGTCTCCGTGAGGGGAGCGTGCCCGACGCCGAAACTCGTGTCGTTGGCCATTGGAACCATCCGCCCAGAGTCACCGAACACTTCCTGAAGGTCACCGCTTCCTTCCCCGAATTCCACGTCGATGACGATGTCGGTGCCAAGGCTGAGTTCCGGAATGTGCTCGGTAAGATACTCACGAGCGGCCCGCAGCGCGATGGGCTCGGTCGGGATCTTCGTTCCTTCGTACTCTCTTGTCGCCCGACCAACGATGAGGAGATAGATCGGAGCAGTCACTTCACCCCCACCGAACGCGGGGGCGGCCGACCCGGCGACGAGCTGCGTTTCGTCAGTGTTGTAGTGAAGCACCCGTCCGACACGCTCGATATACTCTCGGGCGAGCGCCTCTGAAACGTGCTCTGCAATCCCATCACAGATAGAATCGGGATGGCCAATCCCTTTCCGTTCGACGATCTCTACGGTCTGATCCTCGACGGCGTGACCGACCATCG
The nucleotide sequence above comes from Halocatena marina. Encoded proteins:
- a CDS encoding methionine adenosyltransferase; this encodes MSNRNIQVEPMVGHAVEDQTVEIVERKGIGHPDSICDGIAEHVSEALAREYIERVGRVLHYNTDETQLVAGSAAPAFGGGEVTAPIYLLIVGRATREYEGTKIPTEPIALRAAREYLTEHIPELSLGTDIVIDVEFGEGSGDLQEVFGDSGRMVPMANDTSFGVGHAPLTETEQIVRSTEHRLNGEYAATHPEIGADIKVMGKREDDHIDVTVAVAMVDSYVDSMDDYRQSVRDVREYVHDLAMEYTDRSVTVHVNTADDYDEGAIYLTTTGTSAEQGDDGSVGRGNRANGLITPNRSMSMEATSGKNPVNHIGKIYNLLSTEIAQRVVREVSGIRQIRIRLLSQIGQPIDHPHVADAAIVTESDVPLDTIEDDVAAIIDDELANVTGITDRIIHGELTTF